A section of the Salarchaeum sp. JOR-1 genome encodes:
- a CDS encoding ubiquitin-like small modifier protein 1 encodes MELMLRFFANFRETVGQKTIRREYADGSTVGDVLRDLSDEHPKMELFDDDGSLREYLTVMKEGRDITYIDGLETELTDGDRVSVFPPVAGGSRSSPHATHR; translated from the coding sequence ATGGAGCTCATGCTGCGTTTTTTCGCGAACTTCCGTGAGACAGTCGGTCAGAAGACGATCCGCCGGGAGTACGCGGACGGCTCGACAGTCGGAGACGTGCTTCGAGACCTCTCGGATGAACACCCCAAGATGGAGCTGTTCGACGACGACGGCTCGCTCCGCGAGTACCTCACAGTCATGAAAGAGGGGCGGGACATCACGTACATCGACGGACTGGAGACGGAGCTCACCGACGGCGACAGGGTTAGCGTGTTCCCACCGGTCGCCGGCGGATCGAGATCTTCGCCGCACGCCACTCACCGGTAA
- a CDS encoding TIGR00341 family protein, whose protein sequence is MRELEVPIPEGKLDAVVDVLADRDTKYTVTDTREEDEYAHLLTAVVHVEDVEDVLEELRDIGIEKESVVLLSETDTVRSESLEDRTQKTSLRKEATRIPREELLDSAKGMVGSPHYALFTTVSTIVATAGLVANLPSVVIGATVVAPLMGPAVGSSVGTALNDRGLFRFGLKRQLLGVALVLVVATITAGVIRVGIAPNIHLRSVFTITRITNPGVLALVIALGAGVAGALSITTGLSEALVGVMVALAVVPPGAVAGIAFVYGAVPVAVSALVLALVNVIAINLASLATFWLKGYRPEHWTDQRDARKQTIKRAGILVCCVLVLTSFLVVSTIDAQQTRTFHDEVNRVLAESGVNVTEIEYEYDRDLVRRTPTVVTVHIAERPANPDALREQIDDATVGDVRVTFIVEKTLQKQEMN, encoded by the coding sequence ATGCGCGAGCTCGAAGTCCCCATTCCCGAAGGAAAACTCGACGCCGTCGTCGACGTGCTCGCGGATCGAGACACTAAGTACACTGTCACGGACACCCGTGAGGAAGACGAGTACGCCCACCTGCTCACCGCCGTCGTCCACGTCGAGGATGTCGAGGATGTGCTCGAAGAACTCCGCGACATTGGCATCGAGAAGGAAAGTGTCGTTCTCCTCTCAGAGACGGATACGGTTCGTTCCGAGTCGCTGGAAGACCGGACACAGAAGACGTCACTGCGCAAGGAGGCGACGCGTATCCCCCGCGAGGAGTTACTCGACAGCGCGAAGGGCATGGTCGGCTCGCCTCATTACGCACTATTCACCACCGTGAGTACTATCGTGGCTACTGCCGGGCTAGTCGCGAACCTACCTTCGGTAGTCATCGGTGCCACTGTCGTCGCTCCACTGATGGGCCCGGCCGTCGGATCGAGTGTCGGCACCGCACTCAACGACCGTGGACTCTTTCGGTTCGGCCTGAAACGGCAACTCCTCGGCGTCGCACTCGTCCTCGTCGTCGCGACGATCACCGCTGGAGTGATCCGGGTGGGGATCGCTCCGAACATCCACCTGCGTAGCGTTTTCACCATCACCCGCATCACCAACCCCGGCGTTCTCGCACTCGTCATCGCCCTCGGGGCCGGTGTCGCAGGTGCGCTCTCGATTACCACCGGATTGAGTGAGGCGCTCGTCGGCGTGATGGTCGCCCTCGCCGTCGTTCCACCTGGCGCAGTCGCAGGCATCGCGTTCGTGTACGGCGCCGTCCCGGTCGCCGTCAGCGCGCTCGTCCTCGCGCTCGTCAACGTGATCGCTATCAACCTCGCCAGCCTTGCGACGTTCTGGCTGAAGGGGTACCGGCCCGAACACTGGACAGATCAACGCGATGCACGCAAACAGACCATCAAGCGTGCGGGAATCCTCGTCTGCTGTGTGCTCGTCCTGACCTCGTTCCTCGTCGTCTCGACCATCGATGCCCAACAGACCAGGACGTTCCACGACGAGGTGAACCGAGTCCTTGCGGAGAGTGGCGTCAACGTAACTGAAATCGAGTACGAGTACGACCGTGACCTCGTCCGGCGGACGCCGACTGTCGTCACTGTGCATATTGCCGAGCGGCCCGCGAACCCGGACGCCTTGCGCGAGCAGATCGACGACGCCACCGTCGGCGACGTACGAGTCACATTCATCGTAGAGAAGACGCTCCAGAAGCAAGAGATGAATTGA
- the orc4 gene encoding DNA replication protein Orc4, with the protein MTPDSSPSSVDDPLFESGHRIFANKDLLKIGHVPEADRIVGRDEEISKLAKRLNGAVHGYSPENMMIYGKTGTGKSLVSKHVCQRAQNAAQDGVEIGTAYIDCAEDNTETQAISSLAAKLNDESSTGISVPHTGLSTSKYYKLLWKTLDAQFDSVIIILDEIDLMNDDSVLMKLSRAEEAGKIDCSVGVIAISNKIQYVDNVNERVKSSFQHKELFFKPYDANQLREIMFNREDAFQDDVLSEDVIPLSAAFAAQEHGDARKAIDILRHAGEVAYEAGAEQVTEEHVRQAQQHAEKDRFRELVNGAPTQAKAALLALTELSVNSNDDAFLTSRVYDQYERICNHLDMDILSVRRFRDILKEQAFLGVVEIEKINKGSAGGIHLQNRLIEDPQVVRETILEDSRMQDWTRE; encoded by the coding sequence ATGACGCCCGACTCTTCACCCAGTTCTGTCGACGATCCACTCTTTGAATCCGGGCATCGTATCTTCGCGAACAAGGATCTCCTGAAAATCGGCCACGTTCCGGAGGCTGACCGGATCGTCGGTCGCGACGAGGAAATCTCGAAGCTCGCGAAACGTCTCAACGGTGCTGTCCACGGGTACTCCCCGGAAAACATGATGATCTACGGGAAAACGGGGACCGGTAAATCTCTCGTTTCGAAACACGTCTGCCAACGAGCTCAGAATGCCGCTCAGGATGGCGTCGAGATTGGAACCGCGTATATCGACTGTGCTGAAGACAACACGGAGACTCAAGCAATCTCCTCACTGGCCGCGAAGCTGAACGATGAATCTTCGACTGGAATCTCCGTCCCCCATACCGGCCTCAGTACGTCGAAATACTACAAACTCCTCTGGAAGACGCTCGACGCTCAATTCGATTCTGTGATCATCATCCTCGACGAGATCGATCTGATGAACGACGACAGCGTGCTGATGAAGCTCTCGCGCGCTGAGGAGGCGGGAAAAATCGACTGTAGCGTCGGTGTCATCGCGATCAGCAACAAGATCCAGTACGTCGACAACGTGAACGAGCGCGTGAAAAGCAGCTTCCAGCACAAGGAGCTGTTCTTCAAGCCATACGACGCCAACCAGCTCCGGGAGATCATGTTCAACCGCGAGGACGCCTTCCAGGACGACGTCCTTTCCGAGGACGTGATTCCGCTCTCGGCGGCCTTCGCCGCGCAGGAACACGGTGACGCTCGGAAGGCGATCGACATTCTTCGCCACGCCGGGGAGGTCGCCTACGAGGCCGGAGCAGAGCAGGTGACGGAGGAACACGTCCGCCAGGCACAGCAGCACGCCGAAAAGGACCGGTTCAGAGAACTCGTGAACGGCGCACCCACGCAGGCGAAGGCGGCGTTGCTGGCGCTCACGGAGCTGAGTGTCAACAGCAACGACGATGCGTTCCTCACGAGCCGGGTGTACGACCAGTACGAACGCATCTGCAACCATCTCGATATGGATATCCTCTCCGTCCGCCGGTTCCGCGACATCCTGAAAGAGCAGGCCTTCCTCGGGGTTGTCGAAATCGAGAAGATCAACAAGGGGAGTGCGGGCGGCATCCATCTCCAGAACCGACTCATCGAAGATCCCCAGGTCGTCCGCGAAACGATCCTTGAGGACAGCCGGATGCAGGACTGGACTCGCGAGTAG